A single region of the Streptomyces caelestis genome encodes:
- a CDS encoding class I adenylate-forming enzyme family protein → MGVLFDECAEHRVGTQVHLDRPFDIDADARTHHTLPRLATLVREAAGWLHAAGAGPGDRVAIVKDNHWDYDLLACAAVRVGAVPAQLSAHLSGETLGTLLARLAPALLVTTSEVLERGRTEGTDLASIARVTLVLDGTVPGTLGMDDVRGHTAPGAHRRHDDEPLVINHTSGTTGVPKLVVHSTRTIIGKLARFESVRLPRIGLRRGDVLVNASAFAHGRTFCWTASALCMGPAVISIITTQDPNLADPVLRAHPPTVLEALPASFVRFQPLTERLDNPFRRVRMVISTYDAVHPPTVRAYLRASRHRSPVWMEGWGQTETGPLTFRFHTRQSVRRASDGAGTRNLGRPVPLKTRLRVVDPDTHRPLPTGQAGLLLARTAACALGYVGEEDRWSAKRHGGWWNTGDIGARNRDGSIELLDREVDRAPQLSCLRTEDLLEARLPQAMECVVLAEPGRDPLPVVVTADGAVDRAHWKEAVRDLPPLREPVALTWDQVPRTGTGKVRRRELLHRLTGRTGTYGSGRWT, encoded by the coding sequence ATGGGCGTCCTGTTCGACGAGTGCGCCGAGCACCGCGTCGGCACGCAGGTCCACCTGGACCGGCCGTTCGACATCGACGCGGACGCCCGGACCCACCACACGCTCCCACGACTCGCCACGCTCGTACGGGAGGCGGCCGGCTGGCTGCACGCCGCCGGGGCCGGCCCCGGCGACCGGGTGGCGATCGTCAAGGACAACCACTGGGACTACGACCTGCTGGCCTGCGCCGCCGTGCGCGTCGGCGCCGTCCCCGCGCAACTGTCCGCGCACCTGTCCGGCGAGACGCTGGGGACGCTGCTGGCCCGGCTCGCCCCCGCCCTGCTCGTCACGACGTCGGAGGTACTGGAACGCGGCCGGACGGAAGGCACCGACCTGGCCTCGATCGCACGGGTCACCCTGGTGCTGGACGGCACCGTGCCGGGGACGCTGGGCATGGACGACGTACGCGGACACACCGCCCCCGGGGCCCACCGCCGACACGACGACGAACCCTTGGTGATCAACCACACCTCGGGAACCACCGGCGTGCCCAAGCTGGTGGTGCACTCGACCCGAACGATCATCGGCAAGCTGGCGCGATTCGAGAGCGTGCGGTTGCCGCGGATCGGCCTGCGACGCGGCGACGTCCTGGTCAACGCGAGCGCGTTCGCGCACGGCAGGACGTTCTGCTGGACCGCGAGCGCCCTGTGCATGGGCCCCGCCGTGATCTCGATCATCACCACGCAGGACCCGAACCTCGCCGACCCGGTGCTGCGCGCCCATCCACCGACCGTCCTGGAGGCACTGCCCGCCTCGTTCGTCCGCTTCCAGCCGCTGACCGAACGACTGGACAACCCGTTCCGGCGCGTCCGCATGGTCATCAGCACGTACGACGCCGTGCATCCCCCCACCGTCCGTGCCTACCTCAGGGCGAGCCGGCACCGCAGTCCGGTGTGGATGGAGGGATGGGGGCAGACCGAGACGGGCCCTCTGACCTTCCGCTTCCACACCCGGCAGTCCGTCCGCCGGGCGTCGGACGGGGCCGGAACCCGCAACCTCGGACGTCCGGTGCCCCTCAAGACGCGGCTGCGGGTGGTCGACCCCGACACCCACCGGCCCCTGCCCACCGGGCAGGCGGGCCTGCTCCTCGCCAGGACCGCCGCCTGCGCCCTCGGCTACGTCGGCGAGGAGGACCGCTGGTCGGCCAAACGCCACGGCGGCTGGTGGAACACCGGCGACATCGGCGCCCGCAACCGCGACGGCAGCATCGAGCTGCTCGATCGCGAGGTGGACCGCGCGCCGCAGCTCAGCTGCCTGCGCACCGAGGACCTCCTGGAGGCCCGGCTGCCGCAGGCCATGGAGTGCGTCGTCCTCGCCGAGCCGGGCCGGGACCCGCTGCCCGTCGTGGTCACCGCCGACGGCGCGGTGGACCGGGCCCACTGGAAGGAGGCGGTGCGCGACCTGCCGCCGCTGCGCGAACCGGTCGCCCTCACCTGGGACCAGGTACCGCGTACCGGCACCGGCAAGGTGCGGCGCAGGGAGCTGCTGCACCGCCTCACCGGACGGACCGGCACCTACGGCTCCGGCCGGTGGACCTGA
- a CDS encoding methyltransferase domain-containing protein, whose translation MRESLGRAPGYVFDNDSVHSDELHRCLTDAYDAMTFDRLAETGVTTGWRCLDIGSGSGSVARWLAERVAPTGEVMATDVKPHHIQEGPCLTAVEHDVVTDPLPEAAFDLVVARLVLQHLPQRLAVLDKLVRALKPGGWLHIEEFDASYEPPLLTPDEESARLYTAFLDAKCAVMRAGGGDPHWARHAPAAMRAAGLVDIDPRPRIELRTAGSPGLRMQLNHTYHLRDELLAAGMTEAQLADVRALMRDPSFRAASSVVYSVHGRRPRTGEQGGAR comes from the coding sequence ATGCGGGAGAGCCTGGGCCGGGCCCCGGGGTACGTCTTCGACAACGACAGCGTGCACAGCGACGAACTGCACCGCTGCCTCACCGACGCGTACGACGCGATGACCTTCGACAGGCTCGCCGAGACGGGAGTCACCACCGGGTGGCGGTGCCTGGACATCGGCTCCGGGAGCGGAAGCGTGGCCCGCTGGCTCGCCGAACGCGTCGCTCCCACCGGTGAGGTCATGGCCACCGACGTCAAACCGCACCACATTCAGGAAGGGCCGTGCCTGACCGCGGTCGAGCACGACGTGGTGACCGATCCGCTCCCCGAGGCCGCCTTCGACCTCGTCGTCGCCCGTCTCGTCCTGCAGCATCTGCCCCAACGGCTCGCCGTTCTCGACAAGCTCGTGCGCGCTCTGAAACCCGGAGGGTGGCTGCACATCGAGGAGTTCGACGCCTCCTACGAACCGCCCCTGCTTACCCCCGACGAGGAATCCGCGCGGCTCTACACGGCCTTCCTCGACGCCAAGTGCGCCGTCATGCGGGCCGGCGGGGGAGACCCCCACTGGGCCCGTCACGCGCCGGCCGCCATGCGTGCCGCGGGGCTCGTCGACATCGATCCTCGGCCCCGCATCGAGCTGCGCACCGCGGGGTCGCCCGGCCTGCGCATGCAGCTCAACCACACGTACCACCTGCGGGACGAACTCCTGGCCGCGGGCATGACCGAGGCGCAGCTGGCGGACGTACGGGCGCTGATGCGGGACCCGTCGTTCCGCGCAGCGTCCAGCGTCGTCTACTCGGTACACGGCCGCCGCCCGCGGACCGGCGAGCAGGGCGGCGCCCGATGA
- a CDS encoding CoA transferase, with translation MTLCVPRAGSPATAPVAAGVAAHLLTLVGDPATATVGWDIDWQGPLRVPLADERAVQAACGIMHVHGRAAGRPAPLAVDYASTVAGVLAAQGVCAALLARAGGADVRQVRTSVGQAALLALAQYLAAATAGGDDPEDCPPSRAGAGEELAPAARPFVSADGVRFELEALDAGRWLDFWRLLGADRADTGRGWRSFQQRFATATCSLPLALPATARRAPFTAIRSAADRSGAAVLPVREDPPPPTVTSPWTLTPFPGPGGTTTGRARTSTDGAPLTGLRVVESARRVQGPLAGHVLRLLGADVVRIEPPGGDPMRGIPPMAGATSARFSALNAGKAVTEIDFATDAGRLAVRDLVSEADVFLHNWAPGKAARLGLDAEDLRPARPGLVYAWASGWGDALGPEPPVGTDYLVQAHSGLAAAVRPADEPPAPSLMTLTDVLGGLVCAQGVLAALLARLRTGRGGRVDSSLYSAATLVPRGPERPAATDRPLRTRDGYLALGPRARERPGLLARALGLGASASADTIASRARTRPTADWLPGLAAAGVAATPVCTSLADLARDPRFAPALAVGEHAAPRAPWEFS, from the coding sequence ATGACGCTCTGCGTACCGCGCGCCGGGTCCCCTGCCACGGCACCGGTGGCCGCCGGGGTCGCGGCGCACCTCCTCACCCTGGTGGGCGACCCCGCCACCGCCACCGTCGGGTGGGACATCGACTGGCAGGGCCCGCTCCGCGTCCCCCTGGCCGACGAGCGTGCCGTGCAGGCGGCCTGCGGGATCATGCACGTCCACGGCCGGGCGGCCGGACGCCCGGCCCCGCTCGCCGTCGACTACGCCTCCACGGTGGCGGGCGTCCTCGCGGCCCAGGGAGTCTGCGCGGCACTGCTCGCGCGGGCCGGCGGCGCCGACGTGAGGCAGGTACGGACGTCGGTCGGTCAGGCCGCGCTGCTGGCCCTGGCCCAGTACCTCGCGGCGGCGACGGCCGGCGGCGACGACCCGGAGGACTGCCCGCCGTCGCGTGCCGGCGCGGGGGAGGAACTCGCGCCCGCCGCTCGCCCGTTCGTCTCCGCCGACGGTGTGCGCTTCGAACTCGAAGCCCTCGACGCCGGTCGATGGCTGGACTTCTGGCGGCTGCTCGGCGCGGACCGCGCCGACACCGGCCGTGGATGGCGGTCGTTCCAGCAGAGGTTCGCCACCGCCACCTGCTCGCTGCCCCTTGCACTGCCCGCGACCGCGCGGCGTGCCCCGTTCACGGCGATCCGGTCGGCCGCGGACCGGTCGGGAGCCGCCGTGCTGCCCGTTCGGGAAGACCCCCCGCCGCCCACCGTGACGTCGCCATGGACACTCACGCCGTTCCCCGGCCCGGGCGGCACCACGACCGGCAGGGCCCGCACGAGCACGGACGGGGCGCCCCTGACAGGCCTGCGGGTCGTCGAGTCGGCACGACGTGTCCAGGGACCCCTGGCCGGCCACGTCCTACGGCTCCTGGGCGCCGACGTCGTACGGATCGAACCGCCCGGCGGTGACCCGATGCGCGGCATCCCCCCGATGGCCGGCGCGACGTCGGCCCGCTTCAGCGCCCTGAACGCCGGCAAGGCCGTCACGGAGATCGACTTCGCCACGGACGCCGGACGGCTGGCCGTCCGTGACCTCGTGTCCGAGGCCGACGTCTTCCTGCACAACTGGGCGCCGGGCAAGGCGGCCCGGCTCGGGCTGGACGCCGAGGACCTGCGGCCGGCGCGGCCCGGCCTTGTGTACGCGTGGGCATCAGGCTGGGGCGACGCCCTGGGGCCGGAACCACCCGTGGGGACCGACTACCTGGTCCAGGCGCACAGCGGCCTCGCCGCCGCCGTGCGGCCCGCGGACGAGCCGCCCGCGCCCTCCTTGATGACGCTCACCGACGTCCTCGGCGGGCTGGTCTGCGCGCAGGGCGTACTGGCGGCACTGCTGGCGCGGCTCCGCACCGGAAGAGGCGGCCGCGTGGACTCCTCCCTGTACTCCGCCGCCACCCTCGTTCCCCGAGGGCCGGAACGGCCCGCCGCGACGGACCGCCCGCTGCGCACGCGGGACGGCTACCTGGCGCTGGGACCCCGGGCCCGCGAGCGACCGGGGCTCCTCGCCCGGGCGCTCGGCCTCGGCGCCTCGGCGAGCGCGGACACGATCGCCTCCCGGGCCCGGACCCGGCCCACCGCGGACTGGCTGCCCGGGCTGGCGGCAGCGGGCGTGGCCGCCACGCCGGTGTGCACCAGCCTCGCGGACCTGGCCCGCGACCCGCGGTTCGCTCCGGCGCTGGCCGTGGGGGAGCACGCCGCTCCCCGCGCACCCTGGGAGTTCTCATGA
- a CDS encoding class I adenylate-forming enzyme family protein, whose translation MRTGWTSNAGVGIRDLVPARLRRAWSEQGLCPDRDLYTLFSGHVRRHPGRTAVIDSAGSVDYAGLDARVRHIAARLAESGLGDRDIIAVRVPNGRDAVAAELAVAAIGAVALPYPPGPGSRGPASLLARARARAVIVSHLSDAVPGARLPWLESVFTLGEGGRAAQSLAAPARQPFLPRPVDPEAPARILVSSGSEADPKMVAYSHNAMAGGRATYVRALHTGDGPMRNLVLVPLASSFGSCGTSVTLAALGGTLLVQESFDAAEALRVIVEHRPTHVFGVPTMLRRIAEQPPARREDFTGLQAVVSSGAALPDATAEACRARFGRPVITVYGSSDGVNCHTAATGLSPETGTGLPDPAVARIRITDDTGAPVPAGHPGEICARGPMTPLCYVADPGLDARYRTPTGWVRTGDRGLLDDRGRLHVLGRIKQIVVRGGYNISPAEVERELAAHAAVAEVACVGVPDPDLGERLCACIRQAPGVPPPDLRELTTFLDSQRGLERRKLPELLLRVEEMPLGPSGKICRRTLALMAARETSDIR comes from the coding sequence ATGAGGACCGGATGGACATCGAACGCCGGCGTCGGGATCCGTGACCTGGTGCCGGCCCGGCTGCGGCGCGCCTGGTCCGAACAGGGCCTGTGCCCCGACCGGGACTTGTACACGCTCTTCTCCGGACACGTGAGGCGGCACCCCGGCCGGACGGCCGTCATCGACTCGGCCGGCTCGGTGGACTACGCGGGGCTGGACGCCCGGGTGCGACACATCGCCGCCCGGCTCGCCGAAAGCGGCCTGGGCGACCGGGACATCATCGCCGTACGCGTGCCCAACGGACGCGACGCGGTGGCCGCGGAACTCGCGGTCGCCGCCATCGGAGCGGTGGCGCTGCCCTATCCACCGGGGCCCGGCAGCCGAGGCCCGGCGAGCCTGCTCGCCCGCGCCCGAGCCCGCGCGGTCATCGTCAGCCACCTCTCCGACGCGGTTCCGGGCGCCCGACTCCCCTGGCTGGAATCCGTGTTCACCCTCGGGGAGGGCGGTCGGGCCGCGCAGTCACTCGCGGCGCCCGCGCGACAGCCCTTCCTGCCCCGGCCCGTCGACCCCGAGGCGCCCGCCCGCATCCTGGTCTCCTCCGGCTCCGAGGCCGACCCCAAGATGGTCGCCTACTCCCACAACGCGATGGCCGGCGGCCGCGCCACCTACGTACGCGCCCTGCACACCGGGGACGGCCCGATGCGCAACCTCGTGCTCGTCCCGCTGGCCTCCTCCTTCGGCTCCTGCGGCACCTCCGTCACGCTCGCCGCACTCGGCGGCACGCTGCTGGTGCAGGAGTCCTTCGACGCGGCCGAGGCGCTCCGCGTGATCGTCGAGCACCGTCCCACACACGTCTTCGGCGTGCCCACCATGCTGCGGCGCATCGCCGAACAACCACCCGCCCGGCGGGAGGACTTCACCGGTCTCCAGGCCGTCGTCTCCAGCGGCGCGGCCCTCCCGGACGCCACCGCCGAGGCGTGCCGCGCCCGGTTCGGCCGTCCTGTCATCACCGTCTACGGATCATCCGACGGCGTGAACTGCCACACCGCCGCCACCGGCCTCAGCCCCGAGACGGGCACCGGACTTCCCGACCCGGCCGTCGCGCGGATCCGCATCACCGACGACACCGGCGCTCCCGTGCCGGCCGGGCATCCCGGTGAGATCTGTGCCAGGGGCCCCATGACACCGCTGTGCTATGTCGCCGACCCCGGACTGGACGCCCGGTACCGCACTCCGACCGGCTGGGTGCGCACCGGCGACCGCGGGCTCCTGGACGACCGCGGCAGGCTCCACGTACTGGGCCGCATCAAGCAGATCGTCGTACGAGGCGGCTACAACATCAGCCCGGCGGAGGTGGAACGCGAACTCGCCGCGCACGCCGCCGTGGCCGAGGTGGCCTGCGTCGGTGTGCCCGACCCGGACCTGGGGGAACGCCTGTGCGCGTGCATCCGCCAGGCGCCCGGCGTGCCCCCACCGGACCTGCGGGAACTCACGACGTTCCTGGACTCCCAGCGCGGCCTCGAACGCCGGAAACTCCCCGAACTCCTGCTGCGCGTCGAGGAGATGCCACTCGGCCCCAGCGGAAAGATCTGCCGCCGGACCCTTGCGCTCATGGCTGCCCGTGAGACCTCCGACATCCGCTGA
- a CDS encoding nucleotide sugar dehydrogenase, with translation MNSVAVIGLGYTGLPLAREACRAGMRVIGIDENPSVTASLNSGRSHVPDVTDADLAAMLDAGFRASADESRLAEASVAVICVPTPLDDTGRPDLSHVRRAASALGDRLKPGTLVVLESTSFPGTTDDVVRGIVEQASGLSAGTDFSLAFSPERIDPGNQTFGVRNTPRVVGGYTRTCTRAAADFFRHLCDRVVEAGSAREAELAKLLENTYRNVNIALVNELAVAARALGVDVWEALDCARTKPFGFQEFRPGPGVGGHCIPVDPVYLTHWARTGGTPLRLVELSQEVNAGMPAHVVRRAEHLLHERGSALRDARVLLVGVTYKRNSTDLRATPAAALVRLMRQSGTDVTYHDPFVDAWSPGGEPVKRSVDALAAAADADLTILVQDHDTVPLDRLPEHARLLLDTRGRLRGTRAHQL, from the coding sequence ATGAACAGCGTCGCCGTCATCGGACTTGGCTACACCGGTCTTCCCCTGGCCCGGGAGGCGTGCCGCGCCGGCATGCGTGTCATAGGGATCGATGAGAACCCGTCCGTCACCGCATCCCTGAACTCGGGCCGCTCACACGTCCCCGACGTCACCGATGCCGATCTCGCCGCCATGCTGGACGCCGGTTTCCGGGCGTCCGCCGACGAGAGCCGGCTGGCGGAGGCCTCGGTCGCCGTGATCTGCGTCCCCACACCCCTGGACGACACGGGCCGGCCCGACCTGTCCCATGTGCGACGCGCCGCCTCCGCTCTGGGGGACCGGCTGAAACCCGGCACCCTCGTCGTCCTGGAGTCCACGTCATTCCCGGGCACCACGGACGACGTCGTCCGCGGGATCGTGGAGCAGGCCTCCGGGCTCAGTGCCGGGACGGACTTCTCCCTCGCCTTCTCACCGGAGCGCATCGACCCGGGCAACCAGACCTTCGGTGTGCGCAACACCCCGCGCGTCGTGGGTGGTTACACCCGAACCTGCACGAGAGCCGCGGCCGACTTCTTCCGGCACTTGTGCGACCGAGTCGTGGAGGCAGGCTCCGCCCGGGAGGCCGAACTGGCGAAACTCCTGGAGAACACCTATCGCAACGTGAACATCGCCCTGGTCAACGAACTCGCCGTCGCCGCCCGAGCCCTGGGAGTCGACGTGTGGGAGGCTCTCGACTGCGCGCGCACGAAACCGTTTGGTTTCCAGGAGTTCCGGCCGGGACCGGGTGTGGGCGGGCACTGCATCCCGGTCGATCCCGTCTATCTCACACACTGGGCGCGCACCGGGGGGACCCCGCTGCGGCTGGTCGAGCTCTCGCAGGAGGTCAACGCCGGGATGCCGGCGCACGTCGTGCGGCGTGCCGAGCACTTGCTGCACGAGCGGGGAAGCGCCCTGCGGGACGCGCGGGTGCTGCTCGTCGGAGTGACCTACAAGCGCAACAGCACGGACCTGCGGGCCACCCCGGCCGCCGCGCTCGTCCGGCTGATGCGGCAGAGCGGCACCGACGTCACGTATCACGACCCGTTCGTGGACGCCTGGTCGCCGGGCGGCGAACCGGTGAAGCGGTCCGTCGACGCCCTGGCTGCCGCCGCGGACGCCGACCTCACGATTCTGGTGCAGGACCACGACACCGTTCCGCTGGACCGGTTGCCCGAGCACGCCCGACTGCTGCTGGACACCCGGGGCCGGCTGCGCGGCACCCGCGCCCATCAACTCTGA
- a CDS encoding ABC transporter substrate-binding protein: protein MLRSPSRRVRGWITAALVGSVLVGCGASTGPASEDAAAAGTKTDVTVKPIKATRELTDTNGVKVSLEKEPRRVVCLFALCDDILTELGIVPTATNSELLAHPAFLGEKRAKEVDVIPGGFIAPEVEAILSHKPDLVVGLEDTHGKLAPALKDATTFWPMQPETWQDSVGYLRDVAALTGRTAEGEKAEKTFRTKLAEAERTKSDKTALVIYGSDENFGVATPGTDVAGGLFPKLAGYPWKSRGVEGSYSLEEILARDVDVLFVETIAFGDADGKLSEKLAKNPLWEKIPAVRNGDVHEVNSEVWAKGRGTRSLGIVLDEATAALR from the coding sequence ATGCTGCGCTCACCGTCGAGACGTGTTCGAGGCTGGATCACCGCAGCGCTAGTGGGGTCCGTGCTGGTCGGATGCGGCGCGTCCACCGGGCCGGCGAGCGAGGATGCCGCCGCGGCCGGTACCAAGACCGACGTCACGGTGAAACCCATCAAGGCGACACGGGAGCTGACCGACACGAACGGCGTCAAGGTCTCCCTGGAGAAGGAACCGCGGCGCGTCGTCTGCCTGTTCGCGCTCTGCGACGACATCCTGACCGAGCTGGGCATCGTCCCCACGGCCACGAACAGCGAACTCCTCGCCCACCCCGCCTTCCTGGGGGAGAAGAGGGCGAAGGAGGTCGACGTCATTCCCGGCGGGTTCATCGCTCCCGAGGTGGAGGCGATCCTCTCCCACAAGCCCGATCTCGTCGTCGGCCTGGAGGACACCCACGGCAAGCTCGCCCCGGCCCTGAAGGACGCCACCACGTTCTGGCCCATGCAGCCCGAAACCTGGCAGGACAGCGTGGGGTACCTGCGCGATGTCGCCGCGCTCACCGGCCGCACCGCCGAAGGCGAGAAGGCCGAGAAGACCTTCCGTACCAAGCTCGCCGAGGCCGAGCGGACCAAGAGTGACAAGACCGCGCTCGTCATCTACGGCAGCGACGAGAACTTCGGTGTCGCCACGCCCGGGACGGACGTGGCCGGCGGGCTGTTCCCCAAGCTGGCGGGCTACCCCTGGAAGTCCCGCGGTGTGGAGGGAAGTTACAGCCTCGAAGAGATCCTCGCGCGTGACGTGGACGTGCTGTTCGTCGAGACGATCGCCTTCGGCGACGCGGACGGCAAGCTGTCGGAGAAGCTGGCGAAGAACCCGCTCTGGGAGAAGATCCCCGCCGTGCGGAACGGGGACGTCCACGAGGTGAACTCCGAAGTGTGGGCCAAGGGCCGCGGCACCCGCTCACTGGGCATCGTCCTCGACGAGGCCACGGCCGCGCTGCGGTGA
- a CDS encoding FecCD family ABC transporter permease: protein MAAASVCALSLGTPYVPLHRLPGALLDADRTLAGIVVTELRVPRLVLALVVGLCLGAAGLVLQEALRNALAVPEMLGVSSGAAFGVAAPLVLAVSIPTAVQPLLAIGGAVLGGGLTLLAAGLGRSPSAVLLTGAAVAAALQAALLVLMVMADQFDLQLIYRYLLGSLSARTWDDVTGLWPWLLVALPALVLCAPVLSVLRLGDEDAEALGVRAQRARFAALAIAIVLIAPVTAVCGPVAWVGFLAPHLARRLDPAADAVRWLPWSAAWGAVVVAVADVPARLALAPVETPVGAWTALLGVPVGVALLRSGPRKPTARRGAARSDAARSEAPATGPEAVPTAGKETR, encoded by the coding sequence TTGGCTGCGGCGTCCGTCTGCGCACTGAGTCTCGGCACGCCCTATGTCCCGCTGCACCGGCTGCCCGGCGCGCTGCTGGACGCCGACCGCACGCTCGCCGGGATCGTCGTCACGGAACTCCGCGTGCCCCGGCTGGTGCTGGCGCTGGTCGTCGGGCTCTGCCTGGGCGCGGCGGGGCTCGTACTGCAGGAGGCGCTGCGCAACGCCCTGGCCGTCCCCGAGATGCTGGGCGTGTCGTCCGGGGCCGCGTTCGGGGTCGCCGCACCCCTGGTGCTGGCGGTGTCCATCCCCACCGCCGTCCAGCCCCTGCTGGCCATCGGCGGGGCCGTGCTCGGCGGCGGGCTCACGCTGCTCGCCGCCGGGCTGGGACGCAGCCCGTCCGCCGTCCTGCTCACCGGGGCCGCGGTCGCCGCCGCGTTGCAGGCCGCGCTGCTCGTGCTCATGGTGATGGCCGACCAGTTCGACCTCCAGTTGATCTACCGGTATCTGCTCGGCTCCCTCTCCGCCCGTACCTGGGACGACGTCACCGGGCTGTGGCCCTGGCTGCTCGTGGCGTTGCCCGCGCTCGTGCTGTGCGCGCCGGTGCTGTCGGTGCTGCGGCTGGGGGACGAGGACGCCGAGGCGCTGGGGGTGCGCGCGCAGCGGGCCCGGTTCGCCGCGCTGGCCATCGCCATCGTGCTGATCGCGCCCGTGACGGCCGTGTGCGGGCCGGTGGCGTGGGTCGGGTTCCTCGCCCCGCACCTCGCCAGGCGGCTCGATCCGGCGGCTGACGCGGTGCGCTGGCTGCCCTGGTCGGCGGCGTGGGGCGCGGTCGTGGTGGCCGTCGCCGACGTCCCGGCCCGGCTCGCGCTGGCACCCGTGGAGACACCGGTCGGCGCCTGGACGGCCCTCCTCGGTGTGCCCGTCGGCGTCGCCCTGCTCCGGTCGGGCCCCCGGAAGCCGACGGCTCGGCGAGGCGCGGCCCGCTCCGACGCCGCTCGCTCGGAGGCCCCGGCGACGGGTCCTGAAGCCGTGCCGACCGCAGGGAAGGAGACCCGGTGA
- a CDS encoding FecCD family ABC transporter permease, translating to MKRRFAVFAALAVLCACAELLAGRGMSPTVVRDVLGGGGDATERHILLQLRLPRMLVALAAGACLGVAGLVLQSALRNPLAGPEVTGVTPGAVLGAVTATALGLAGWQSPLAVVVAACVGGCTGAALLWLLAGRGRGDPAQIALHGVLVSAVLGGLTAMVLLVAPGELGSVVQWLVGTTEGRVWQHWHLLWPWALVWGAVAWLLAGPLTLLRCGDDIAGAAGLSAARARTLALLCAVALTAGAVAAVGALGFVGLLVPHLALAVFGADLRMTLPGAALVGAAVVCGSDAAAQLLSRLLAVALDSGRLTLPVGALTTCVGAALLLAVVRRSPSRTF from the coding sequence GTGAAGCGGCGCTTCGCGGTGTTCGCCGCACTCGCCGTCCTGTGCGCCTGCGCGGAACTGCTGGCGGGGAGGGGGATGTCCCCGACGGTGGTCCGGGACGTCCTCGGCGGGGGCGGTGACGCGACGGAACGGCACATTCTGCTCCAGCTCCGCCTGCCCCGCATGCTGGTGGCCCTCGCCGCGGGGGCGTGCCTCGGCGTCGCGGGCCTGGTCCTGCAGTCCGCCCTGCGCAATCCGCTCGCCGGCCCGGAGGTCACGGGCGTGACGCCGGGCGCGGTGCTCGGGGCCGTCACCGCGACCGCTCTCGGACTCGCGGGGTGGCAATCGCCCCTCGCCGTCGTCGTCGCGGCCTGCGTGGGCGGGTGCACCGGAGCCGCGCTGCTGTGGCTGCTCGCGGGGCGCGGCCGGGGAGACCCCGCGCAGATCGCCTTGCACGGCGTGCTCGTCTCGGCGGTGCTCGGCGGACTCACCGCCATGGTGCTGCTCGTCGCGCCGGGTGAACTCGGCAGCGTCGTCCAGTGGCTCGTCGGCACGACCGAGGGTCGCGTGTGGCAGCACTGGCACCTGCTCTGGCCGTGGGCGCTCGTATGGGGTGCCGTGGCCTGGCTGCTGGCCGGGCCCCTGACCCTGCTGCGCTGCGGCGACGACATCGCCGGTGCCGCCGGGCTGTCCGCCGCGCGGGCCCGGACCCTCGCGCTGCTGTGCGCGGTGGCGCTGACGGCGGGAGCGGTGGCCGCCGTGGGAGCGCTGGGCTTCGTCGGACTGCTCGTGCCGCACCTCGCGCTGGCCGTGTTCGGTGCGGACCTGCGGATGACGCTGCCCGGCGCCGCCCTCGTGGGCGCGGCCGTGGTGTGCGGTTCGGACGCGGCCGCGCAACTGCTGTCGCGGCTGCTGGCGGTCGCACTGGACTCCGGGCGGCTCACCCTGCCGGTCGGGGCCCTCACCACCTGCGTCGGAGCCGCGCTGCTGCTGGCCGTCGTACGCCGCTCCCCGAGCCGAACGTTCTGA